A stretch of the Streptomyces sp. NBC_01428 genome encodes the following:
- a CDS encoding non-ribosomal peptide synthetase has protein sequence MIPLSFAQRRLWFLHRLEGPSATYNIPFALRLEGPLDTAALAAAVTDVATRHETLRTLIVEDADGTPGQQILPPDEAVLPFTVTDTTPGELDAALDTVLRAGFHLESQLPLRTTVFRLAPQEHVVAFVFHHIAVDGASMAPFLTDLVTAYTARRQGRPPHWTPLPVQYKDYTLWQRQLLGDEDDPESVAAAQIDYWRTELDGVPQPVQLPLDRPRPTLPGHHGGHVSFTLEPELLTGIGKLAADHGATAPMAAQAALALLLHKLGGGHDVTIGSPIEGRADEQLDDLIGFFVNTWVLRADLATAPTFADLLEQVREKALAAYDNQDLPFERLVELLGQDRATSYQPLFQTMLAWQFVWPQIHLPGLNATPLAADTRSAKFDLFFNIVPDADGGAYGRLEYAGELFDQSTAAAIADRFVRVLRHVVTAPDAPLTALDVRTDAEREDQARRNDTATPHAATTLPELLAAQSTRTPDAPAVIHAATTLTYRQLDERAGRLAAHLRAHGAGPDVLVAVALPRTADLVVALLAVLKAGAAYLPVDPRHPAARTRLLLTTARPALLLTDRATAPQAGLDADAAPLLHLDDLDLTGPAPHLPAVRVRPDDLAYVMFTSGSTGTPKGVAVTHAGVVNGITDLRRTVHAGPGERMLAATSVNFDVSVFEIFTALTTGASVEIVRDVLELAERDAWSGTTISAVPAVFSALLDHITQHPGSLRLTVDTLILAGEALTADLVDKARTVLPGVRIVNAYGQTESFYATTHTLPAGPAPTGALPIGRPLANLRTHVLGPDLTPVPPGVIGELHVAGILARGYHDNPAATAQRFLPDPFGAPGERMYRTGDLARWDTDGHLVYAGRADTQVKVNGIRIEPTEIETVLARHPAVGQAVVTVHQDPAAGPRLVAHLAPPATAEEAAAPAGIDESDVRRFAARHLPDYMVPAALLTLERLPLTASGKIDRAALPAPVFTSAGHRPPRTATEQILAEVYADVLAASRVGIDDDFFTSGGDSIRSIQVVARATARGVRISTRDIFEHRTIARLAELTEARGAEQQPVLAELPGAGVGWAPLTPTAAHVLALGAGTGRFSMSALLTLPDGITPAQLTATLQTLLDRHDVLRSRLVRLQPGLRMEPPGTVDAATLLHRRPYDPATVQGELDAAASRLDPDTGVMAQFVHLTDDTGPGRLLLVLHHLVVDGVSWRILLPDLADAWQHVRDGLEPPPAPASTSLRRWAHALAETANTPQREAELPHWQEILRDGEPPLGSRRTDPAQDTAATTDTVRVRIPADTTHTLLTTLPALYRGGADDALLTGLALALARWRARHDTPAPATLVRLEGHGREEHLVPGADLTATIGWFTAMYPVRLDLAGLDLADAFAGGPAAGAALKAVKEHLRAVPDNGLGHGLLRHLNPRTAPVLAALPQPQIGFNYLGRASTADLPEHLRGAGFTPDTGHQDLIAADDPDMPVLSALEINAVAAPTDEGDELSAYFGFATGVLTRPQVAELADLWVKALTALAHHTTTDGAGGLTPSDVPLAEVSQPQIDTWEQRLGPLDQVWPVTPAQSGMLFHTLLAATSTFDAYRMQLVFHLSGTVDPRRMRRAAQALLDRHRGLRAAFLDRADGEPLQVIPTTVPLPWQHLDLTAHPLPERTAAFEDFLRQDRAAPFDITTPPLLRIALVHLEPGRTELVLTAHHALFDGWSTPLLLQDLLLLYASDGDAAALPAPRDFGDFLTWRARRDEQDSARAWAAELDGLSEPTLLAPGAGDTGDEGLDEVDVPLPPELASELGRCATRLGVTANTLLQGAWALLIGQLTGRRDVVFGATVSGRPAQVTGVESIVGMFINTLPVRVAPAPGETLAGLLSGLQSRQAALSDHHHVGLTDIQQPTGLPALFDTLVVFESYPVDQKGLQAAGDATGGLTVTGLRHATGTNYPLTLTALVEPRLALTLQYARSVFDRDTVEDYAARLVRVLARLADNPDLPAARLDTLTDGERERLLLDFNDTAAPTPDTTISALIEQQAARTPHQSALVADDTTLTYQELNRRADRLAHHLAEHGVGAESLVALSLPRTADLVIALIAVLKAGGAYLPLDPKYPGQRLAAILSDARPALVLTDTATSALLPDHEAPTVLIDTLDLPDPPATAPRQAVHTQQLAYVMYTSGSTGRPKGVAITHAGVVNGVLHLADRLGLGPGKRLLAGASVNFDVSAFEIFTTLATGGTVELVRDVLVLAEREHWSGSVISTVPSAFAELLDRISGRTQVDSVVFAGEALPTTLVDRTRQAFPGIRVLNAYGQSETFYATTHTATDTPQDTGAGGSIPLGTPLANMRAYVLGPGLTPVPPGAVGELYVGGAIGRGYHDRPALTAARFVPDPHGAPGARMYRTGDLARFTAEGLLEYAGRSDAQVKVRGFRVEPGEIEAVLTTHPHLAQAAVITRGTGTATRLIGYAVPARETTAQEIRRFAAEHLPDYMVPSAVVLLERLPLMPNGKLDRAALPEPEYTGAPYRAPRTPREETLAALFAEVLGLDRVGIDDGFFERGGHSLLATRLIARARADMGIEIPIRTIFDLPTVAELATWSQESAAPRRPSLRQMFAKE, from the coding sequence ATGATCCCGCTGTCGTTCGCCCAACGCCGGCTGTGGTTCCTCCACCGCCTGGAGGGCCCCTCCGCGACCTACAACATCCCCTTCGCGCTCCGCCTGGAGGGCCCCCTCGACACCGCCGCACTGGCCGCCGCCGTCACCGACGTCGCCACCCGCCACGAAACCCTGCGCACCCTGATCGTGGAGGACGCCGACGGCACACCGGGCCAGCAGATCCTGCCCCCCGACGAAGCCGTCCTGCCCTTCACCGTCACCGACACCACCCCCGGCGAACTGGACGCCGCCCTGGACACGGTCCTGCGCGCCGGCTTCCACCTGGAGTCGCAACTCCCGCTGCGCACCACCGTCTTCCGGCTCGCCCCGCAGGAACACGTCGTCGCGTTCGTCTTCCACCACATCGCCGTCGACGGCGCCTCCATGGCCCCCTTCCTCACCGACCTGGTCACCGCCTACACCGCCCGCCGCCAGGGCCGGCCCCCGCACTGGACGCCGCTGCCCGTCCAGTACAAGGACTACACCCTGTGGCAGCGCCAGCTCCTGGGCGACGAGGACGACCCCGAGTCGGTCGCCGCCGCACAGATCGACTACTGGCGCACCGAACTCGACGGCGTGCCGCAGCCGGTCCAGCTACCGCTGGACCGGCCCCGCCCCACCCTGCCCGGCCACCACGGCGGCCACGTCTCCTTCACCCTGGAACCCGAACTCCTCACCGGCATCGGGAAACTGGCCGCCGACCACGGCGCCACCGCCCCCATGGCCGCCCAGGCCGCCCTCGCCCTGCTCCTGCACAAACTCGGCGGCGGCCACGACGTGACGATCGGCAGCCCCATCGAGGGCCGCGCCGACGAACAGCTCGACGACCTCATCGGCTTCTTCGTCAACACCTGGGTCCTGCGCGCCGACCTCGCCACCGCCCCCACCTTCGCCGACCTCCTCGAACAGGTACGGGAGAAGGCACTCGCCGCCTACGACAACCAGGACCTGCCCTTCGAACGCCTGGTGGAACTCCTCGGCCAGGACCGCGCCACCTCCTACCAGCCGCTGTTCCAGACCATGCTGGCCTGGCAGTTCGTGTGGCCGCAGATCCACCTGCCGGGCCTGAACGCCACCCCGCTCGCCGCCGACACCCGCTCCGCGAAGTTCGACCTGTTCTTCAACATCGTCCCCGACGCCGACGGCGGCGCCTACGGACGCCTGGAGTACGCCGGCGAACTCTTCGACCAGAGCACGGCCGCCGCCATCGCCGACCGCTTCGTACGCGTCCTGCGCCACGTGGTCACCGCCCCCGACGCCCCCCTCACCGCCCTCGACGTGCGCACCGACGCCGAACGCGAGGACCAGGCCCGCCGCAACGACACCGCCACCCCCCACGCCGCCACGACGCTGCCCGAACTCCTCGCCGCGCAGAGCACCCGCACCCCCGACGCCCCCGCCGTCATCCACGCCGCCACCACCCTGACCTACCGGCAGCTCGACGAGCGCGCCGGCCGCCTCGCCGCCCACCTGCGCGCCCACGGGGCCGGCCCCGACGTGCTGGTCGCCGTCGCCCTGCCCCGCACCGCCGACCTCGTCGTCGCCCTCCTGGCCGTCCTCAAGGCCGGCGCCGCCTACCTGCCCGTCGACCCCCGGCACCCGGCCGCCCGCACCCGCCTCCTGCTCACCACCGCCCGGCCCGCCCTGCTGCTCACCGACCGCGCCACCGCCCCCCAAGCGGGCCTCGACGCGGACGCGGCGCCCCTCCTGCACCTCGACGACCTCGATCTCACGGGCCCCGCCCCCCACCTGCCCGCGGTGCGGGTACGGCCGGACGACCTCGCCTACGTGATGTTCACCTCCGGCTCGACCGGCACCCCCAAGGGCGTCGCCGTCACCCACGCCGGCGTCGTCAACGGCATCACGGACCTGCGCCGCACCGTCCACGCCGGACCGGGGGAGCGGATGCTCGCCGCGACCTCGGTGAACTTCGACGTCTCCGTGTTCGAGATCTTCACCGCCCTCACCACCGGAGCGAGCGTCGAGATCGTCCGCGACGTCCTCGAACTCGCCGAACGCGACGCCTGGTCGGGCACCACCATCAGCGCCGTACCCGCCGTGTTCTCCGCCCTCCTGGACCACATCACCCAGCATCCCGGCAGCCTGCGCCTGACCGTGGACACCCTGATCCTCGCCGGCGAGGCCCTGACGGCCGACCTGGTGGACAAGGCCCGCACCGTGCTGCCCGGCGTACGCATCGTCAACGCCTACGGACAGACCGAAAGCTTCTACGCCACCACCCACACCCTGCCGGCCGGGCCCGCCCCCACCGGGGCGCTGCCCATCGGCAGGCCCCTGGCCAACCTGCGCACCCACGTCCTGGGCCCCGACCTCACCCCCGTCCCGCCCGGCGTGATCGGCGAACTCCACGTCGCCGGAATCCTCGCCCGCGGCTACCACGACAACCCGGCCGCGACCGCCCAGCGCTTCCTGCCCGACCCCTTCGGCGCGCCCGGCGAACGCATGTACCGCACCGGCGACCTGGCCCGCTGGGACACGGACGGCCACCTCGTCTACGCGGGACGCGCCGACACCCAGGTCAAGGTCAACGGCATCCGCATCGAACCCACCGAGATCGAGACCGTCCTGGCCCGCCACCCCGCCGTCGGCCAGGCCGTCGTCACCGTCCACCAGGACCCCGCCGCAGGACCCCGCCTGGTCGCCCACCTGGCGCCCCCGGCCACCGCCGAGGAGGCCGCCGCGCCGGCCGGCATCGACGAGAGCGACGTGCGGCGCTTCGCCGCCCGGCACCTGCCCGACTACATGGTGCCCGCCGCCCTCCTCACCCTGGAACGCCTCCCGCTGACCGCGAGCGGCAAAATCGACCGGGCCGCGCTGCCCGCCCCGGTGTTCACCAGCGCCGGACACCGCCCGCCGCGCACGGCCACCGAACAGATCCTGGCCGAGGTGTACGCCGACGTCCTGGCCGCCTCCCGGGTCGGCATCGACGACGACTTCTTCACCAGCGGCGGCGACAGCATCCGCTCCATCCAGGTCGTCGCCCGGGCCACGGCACGCGGCGTGCGGATCAGCACCCGCGACATCTTCGAGCACCGCACCATCGCCCGGCTCGCCGAACTGACCGAGGCCCGCGGCGCCGAGCAGCAACCGGTCCTGGCCGAACTGCCCGGCGCCGGCGTCGGCTGGGCCCCGCTGACCCCGACCGCCGCCCACGTCCTGGCCCTCGGCGCGGGCACCGGCCGGTTCTCCATGTCCGCCCTGCTGACCCTGCCCGACGGCATCACCCCCGCACAGCTCACCGCCACCCTGCAAACCCTCCTGGACCGGCACGACGTGCTGCGCTCCCGCCTCGTCCGCCTCCAGCCCGGCCTGCGCATGGAGCCCCCCGGCACCGTCGACGCCGCCACCCTGCTCCACCGCAGGCCCTACGACCCGGCAACCGTGCAGGGCGAACTCGACGCCGCCGCCTCCCGACTGGACCCCGACACCGGCGTGATGGCCCAGTTCGTCCACCTCACCGACGACACCGGACCCGGCCGGCTCCTCCTCGTACTGCACCACCTCGTCGTCGACGGCGTGTCCTGGCGGATCCTGCTGCCCGACCTGGCCGACGCCTGGCAGCACGTCCGCGACGGCCTCGAACCCCCACCCGCCCCCGCCTCCACCTCCCTGCGCCGCTGGGCCCACGCCCTGGCCGAGACGGCCAACACCCCCCAGCGGGAAGCGGAACTGCCCCACTGGCAGGAGATCCTCCGCGACGGCGAACCACCCCTGGGAAGCCGCCGCACCGACCCCGCCCAGGACACCGCCGCCACCACCGACACCGTCCGCGTCCGCATCCCCGCCGACACCACCCACACCCTGCTGACCACCCTGCCCGCCCTGTACCGCGGCGGCGCCGACGACGCCCTGCTCACCGGCCTCGCCCTCGCCCTCGCCCGCTGGCGCGCCCGCCACGACACCCCCGCCCCCGCGACACTGGTCCGCCTGGAGGGCCACGGCCGCGAGGAACACCTCGTCCCCGGCGCCGACCTGACCGCCACCATCGGCTGGTTCACCGCCATGTACCCGGTCCGCCTGGACCTCGCGGGCCTCGACCTCGCGGACGCCTTCGCCGGCGGCCCCGCCGCCGGAGCAGCACTCAAGGCCGTCAAGGAACACCTGCGGGCAGTCCCCGACAACGGCCTGGGCCACGGCCTGCTGCGCCACCTCAACCCCCGCACCGCCCCCGTGCTCGCCGCCCTGCCCCAGCCGCAGATCGGCTTCAACTACCTGGGCCGCGCCTCCACCGCCGACCTGCCCGAACACCTGCGGGGCGCCGGCTTCACCCCCGACACCGGCCACCAGGACCTGATCGCCGCCGACGACCCGGACATGCCCGTCCTGTCCGCCCTGGAGATCAACGCGGTCGCCGCACCCACCGACGAAGGCGACGAACTGAGCGCCTACTTCGGCTTCGCCACCGGCGTCCTGACCCGCCCGCAGGTCGCCGAACTCGCCGACCTGTGGGTCAAGGCCCTGACCGCCCTGGCCCACCACACCACCACCGACGGCGCCGGCGGCCTCACCCCCAGCGACGTGCCCCTGGCCGAGGTGTCCCAGCCCCAGATCGACACCTGGGAGCAGCGCCTGGGCCCCCTGGACCAGGTGTGGCCGGTGACCCCCGCCCAGTCCGGAATGCTCTTCCACACCCTGCTCGCCGCGACGTCCACCTTCGACGCCTACCGCATGCAACTGGTGTTCCACCTCAGCGGCACCGTCGACCCCCGGCGCATGCGCCGGGCCGCACAAGCCCTCCTGGACCGCCACAGGGGCCTGCGCGCCGCGTTCCTCGACCGCGCCGACGGCGAACCCCTCCAGGTGATCCCCACGACGGTGCCCCTTCCCTGGCAGCACCTCGACCTCACCGCCCACCCCCTGCCCGAACGCACCGCGGCGTTCGAGGACTTCCTCCGCCAGGACCGGGCCGCCCCCTTCGACATCACCACCCCGCCCCTGCTGCGGATCGCCCTCGTCCACCTGGAACCCGGCCGCACCGAACTGGTACTGACCGCCCACCACGCCCTCTTCGACGGCTGGTCCACCCCCCTGCTCCTGCAGGACCTCCTGCTCCTGTACGCGTCCGACGGCGACGCGGCCGCCCTGCCCGCCCCCCGCGACTTCGGCGACTTCCTGACCTGGCGCGCCCGCAGGGACGAACAGGACTCGGCACGCGCCTGGGCCGCCGAACTCGACGGCCTGAGCGAACCCACCCTGCTGGCCCCCGGCGCCGGCGACACGGGAGACGAAGGCCTCGACGAGGTCGACGTCCCCCTCCCGCCCGAGCTGGCGAGCGAACTGGGCCGCTGCGCCACCCGCCTGGGCGTCACCGCCAACACCCTGCTCCAAGGCGCCTGGGCGCTGCTCATCGGCCAACTCACCGGACGCCGGGACGTGGTGTTCGGCGCCACCGTCTCGGGCCGCCCGGCCCAGGTCACCGGCGTCGAGTCGATCGTCGGCATGTTCATCAACACCCTGCCGGTCCGCGTCGCGCCCGCCCCCGGCGAGACCCTCGCCGGCCTCCTGAGCGGCCTGCAGAGCCGCCAGGCGGCCCTGTCCGACCACCACCACGTGGGCCTCACCGACATCCAGCAGCCCACCGGCCTGCCCGCCCTCTTCGACACCCTCGTCGTCTTCGAGTCCTACCCCGTCGACCAGAAGGGCCTGCAAGCAGCCGGCGACGCCACCGGCGGCCTCACCGTCACCGGCCTGCGCCACGCCACCGGCACCAACTACCCGCTCACCCTGACGGCACTGGTCGAACCCCGCCTCGCGCTCACCCTGCAGTACGCGCGCTCCGTCTTCGACCGCGACACCGTCGAGGACTACGCGGCCCGCCTGGTGCGCGTCCTGGCCCGGCTCGCGGACAACCCCGACCTGCCCGCCGCCCGCCTCGACACCCTCACCGACGGCGAACGCGAGCGGCTCCTTCTCGACTTCAACGACACCGCCGCCCCCACCCCCGACACCACCATCAGTGCGCTGATCGAACAGCAGGCGGCCCGCACCCCCCACCAGAGTGCCCTCGTCGCCGACGACACCACGCTCACCTACCAGGAACTGAACCGCCGGGCCGACCGCCTCGCCCACCACCTGGCCGAGCACGGCGTGGGAGCGGAGTCACTCGTCGCACTGTCGCTGCCCCGCACCGCGGACCTGGTCATCGCCCTGATCGCCGTCCTCAAGGCGGGCGGCGCCTACCTGCCGCTCGACCCCAAGTACCCCGGACAGCGCCTCGCCGCCATCCTCAGCGACGCCCGGCCCGCCCTCGTCCTCACCGACACCGCCACCTCCGCCCTCCTGCCCGACCACGAGGCCCCCACCGTCCTGATCGACACCCTCGACCTGCCCGACCCGCCCGCCACCGCACCCCGACAGGCCGTGCACACTCAGCAGTTGGCGTACGTGATGTACACCTCCGGCTCCACCGGCCGGCCCAAGGGCGTCGCCATCACCCACGCGGGCGTCGTCAACGGCGTACTGCACCTCGCCGACCGGCTGGGCCTCGGACCGGGCAAGCGGCTCCTCGCGGGAGCATCGGTCAACTTCGACGTCTCGGCGTTCGAGATCTTCACCACTCTCGCCACCGGCGGCACCGTCGAACTGGTCCGCGACGTCCTGGTCCTGGCCGAGCGCGAGCACTGGAGCGGCAGCGTCATCTCCACCGTGCCCTCCGCCTTCGCCGAACTCCTCGACCGGATCAGCGGCCGCACCCAGGTGGACAGCGTCGTCTTCGCCGGCGAAGCCCTGCCCACCACCCTCGTCGACCGCACCCGCCAGGCCTTCCCCGGCATACGCGTCCTCAACGCCTACGGCCAGAGCGAGACGTTCTACGCCACCACCCACACCGCCACCGACACCCCCCAGGACACCGGGGCGGGCGGCAGCATCCCGCTGGGCACCCCGCTCGCCAACATGCGCGCCTACGTCCTGGGCCCCGGCCTCACCCCGGTCCCGCCCGGCGCGGTCGGCGAACTGTACGTCGGCGGGGCCATCGGCCGCGGCTACCACGACCGCCCCGCCCTGACCGCCGCCCGCTTCGTCCCCGACCCCCACGGCGCGCCCGGCGCCCGCATGTACCGCACCGGCGACCTCGCCCGCTTCACCGCCGAGGGCCTGCTGGAGTACGCGGGCCGCTCCGACGCCCAGGTCAAGGTGCGCGGCTTCCGCGTCGAACCCGGCGAGATCGAGGCCGTCCTCACCACCCACCCGCACCTCGCCCAGGCCGCCGTCATCACCCGCGGCACCGGCACCGCCACCCGCCTGATCGGCTACGCCGTACCCGCCCGGGAGACCACCGCCCAGGAGATCCGCCGCTTCGCCGCCGAGCACCTGCCCGACTACATGGTGCCCTCCGCCGTCGTCCTGCTGGAGCGGCTGCCGCTGATGCCCAACGGCAAACTCGACCGGGCCGCCCTGCCCGAACCCGAGTACACCGGCGCCCCCTACCGCGCCCCGCGCACCCCCCGCGAGGAAACCCTGGCCGCCCTGTTCGCCGAAGTCCTCGGCCTGGACCGGGTCGGCATCGACGACGGCTTCTTCGAACGCGGCGGACACTCCCTGCTCGCCACCCGCCTCATCGCCCGCGCCCGCGCGGACATGGGCATCGAAATACCCATCCGCACGATCTTCGACCTGCCCACCGTGGCCGAACTCGCCACATGGTCCCAGGAATCGGCCGCCCCCCGCCGCCCCAGCCTGCGCCAGATGTTCGCAAAGGAGTGA
- a CDS encoding RNA-guided endonuclease InsQ/TnpB family protein: MTTVVKRAFKYRFCPTDAQAAELSRTFGCVRKVYNLALAARTQAWTRQERVNYNQTSAMLTAWKRTEELAYLNEVSSVPLQQALRHLQVAFTNFFARRAKYPRFKSRKRSRKSAEYTTSAFRFRDGRLTLAKMREPLDIVWSRPLPAGVSPSTVTVSQDSAGRWFVSMLCDDPSVQPLPATDTAVGIDVGLNHLLTLSTGEKITNPRHERRDRAALARAQRRLAKKASGGGANRAKARRRVAKIHARITDRRRDTLHKLTTRLVRENQTLVIEDLTVRNMVKNRNLARAISDAGWADFRSLLEYKARWYGREVIAVDRWFPSSKLCSRCGTLKKQMPLHVRTWTCDCGATHDRDVNAAKNLLAAGLAVTACGAGVRPQRSTPGGQSATKQETPRREP, from the coding sequence GTGACCACTGTCGTGAAGCGGGCGTTCAAGTACCGCTTCTGTCCCACTGATGCGCAGGCAGCCGAGCTGTCGCGCACGTTCGGGTGTGTGCGGAAGGTCTACAACCTGGCGCTGGCCGCGCGGACGCAGGCGTGGACGCGGCAGGAGCGGGTGAACTACAACCAGACCTCGGCGATGTTGACGGCCTGGAAGAGGACCGAGGAACTGGCCTACCTGAACGAGGTGTCGTCGGTTCCGCTGCAGCAGGCCCTGCGGCACCTGCAGGTGGCGTTCACCAACTTCTTCGCCCGCCGGGCGAAGTATCCGAGGTTCAAGTCCCGGAAGAGGTCGCGGAAGTCCGCCGAGTACACGACCAGCGCGTTCCGTTTCCGGGACGGCCGGCTGACGCTCGCGAAGATGCGTGAACCGCTGGACATCGTCTGGTCCAGGCCGCTGCCCGCCGGCGTGTCCCCTTCGACGGTGACGGTCTCCCAGGACTCGGCCGGACGCTGGTTCGTCTCGATGCTGTGCGACGATCCGTCCGTACAGCCCCTGCCCGCAACGGACACGGCCGTGGGTATCGATGTCGGCCTGAACCACCTGCTGACTCTGTCGACCGGCGAAAAGATCACCAATCCGAGGCACGAGCGCCGCGACCGCGCTGCCCTGGCCAGGGCACAGCGCCGACTGGCGAAGAAGGCCTCCGGTGGCGGCGCGAACCGGGCCAAAGCCCGCCGCAGAGTCGCGAAGATCCACGCCCGCATCACCGACCGCCGCCGTGACACCCTGCACAAGCTGACCACTCGACTCGTACGTGAGAACCAAACGCTCGTGATCGAGGACCTGACCGTACGCAACATGGTCAAAAACCGGAACCTGGCCCGAGCCATCTCGGACGCGGGATGGGCAGACTTCCGGAGCCTGCTGGAGTACAAAGCCCGGTGGTACGGGCGCGAGGTGATCGCCGTCGACCGGTGGTTCCCCTCCTCCAAACTGTGCTCCCGCTGCGGCACCCTCAAGAAGCAGATGCCGTTGCATGTCCGTACCTGGACCTGCGACTGCGGCGCGACCCACGACCGGGACGTGAACGCGGCGAAGAACCTGCTGGCCGCCGGACTGGCGGTGACAGCCTGTGGAGCTGGTGTAAGACCTCAACGGAGCACTCCGGGCGGGCAGTCGGCGACGAAGCAGGAAACCCCACGGCGCGAGCCATAG